One window of the Psychromonas sp. psych-6C06 genome contains the following:
- the rpmG gene encoding 50S ribosomal protein L33, producing the protein MRDKIRLNSSAGTGHFYTTDKNKKTMPEKFEIKKFDPVVRKHVMYKEGKIK; encoded by the coding sequence ATGCGTGATAAAATTCGTTTAAATTCAAGTGCTGGTACTGGCCATTTTTATACTACTGATAAAAATAAAAAGACTATGCCTGAAAAGTTTGAGATCAAGAAATTTGATCCAGTTGTACGTAAGCACGTTATGTACAAAGAAGGCAAAATCAAGTAA
- the coaD gene encoding pantetheine-phosphate adenylyltransferase: MKTVIFPGSFDPITNGHLDLIIRASRLADRVIVGVAKNETKNTLFDLQTRCALVTEATQQIEGVHVLPFSGLLADLAKQQEAQALIRGIRGTTDADYEIQLSQVNKALNPQLETILLAANGETGFISSTVVKEVFKHNGDISQLAPCCVQKALITKQV, encoded by the coding sequence ATGAAAACGGTTATTTTTCCAGGCTCTTTTGACCCGATCACCAATGGTCACCTTGACCTCATTATACGCGCTTCACGATTGGCGGATCGCGTTATTGTTGGCGTTGCTAAAAATGAAACCAAGAATACACTTTTTGATTTGCAAACACGTTGTGCGCTGGTGACAGAAGCGACACAACAGATTGAAGGTGTACACGTATTGCCTTTTTCTGGGTTACTGGCTGATTTAGCAAAACAACAAGAAGCGCAGGCATTAATTCGTGGTATTCGTGGTACAACCGATGCCGATTATGAGATACAACTTTCACAAGTAAACAAAGCATTAAACCCACAATTAGAAACGATATTGCTGGCCGCTAATGGCGAAACGGGGTTTATCTCTTCGACCGTTGTCAAAGAGGTATTTAAGCATAATGGTGATATTAGCCAGCTTGCCCCTTGTTGTGTGCAGAAAGCGCTAATCACAAAACAGGTTTAA
- the mutM gene encoding bifunctional DNA-formamidopyrimidine glycosylase/DNA-(apurinic or apyrimidinic site) lyase: MPELPEVETSRRGISPHIIGSTVYDVVVRQPKLRWPIPATLLAHLKARKLLSIDRRAKYLLLNFETGTLLIHLGMSGSLRICTEQSPIEKHDHADIIFDNCLLRYTDPRRFGAILWLGDNPQDSSLLAHLGPEPLSESFTAEHLFQLAGKRKIPVKQFIMDQKVVTGVGNIYATEALFIAGISPIRAAGNISVKRYQLLCLAIKDILAKAIQQGGTTLRDFVGGDGKPGYFQQTLHIYGKTGSDCPKCQTALKSLKLAARNSVYCPKCQK, translated from the coding sequence ATGCCTGAATTACCAGAAGTGGAAACCAGTCGCCGTGGAATTAGCCCGCATATTATTGGCTCAACGGTTTACGATGTGGTTGTTCGCCAACCCAAACTGCGTTGGCCGATTCCAGCAACACTTCTAGCGCATTTAAAGGCACGTAAACTACTCTCCATTGATAGGCGAGCTAAGTACTTGCTACTCAATTTTGAAACAGGCACCCTACTGATCCATTTAGGCATGTCTGGTAGTTTACGTATCTGCACAGAACAAAGCCCGATAGAAAAACATGATCATGCCGATATTATTTTTGATAATTGCTTATTACGTTATACCGACCCGCGACGTTTTGGCGCAATTTTATGGTTAGGCGATAATCCGCAAGACTCTTCACTATTAGCCCACCTTGGTCCCGAGCCACTCAGTGAGAGCTTTACTGCCGAGCACCTCTTTCAATTAGCAGGTAAACGAAAAATTCCGGTGAAACAATTTATTATGGATCAAAAGGTGGTGACGGGTGTGGGAAACATCTATGCAACAGAAGCGCTTTTTATCGCCGGTATTAGCCCAATACGCGCAGCTGGAAACATCTCCGTCAAGCGTTACCAATTACTTTGTCTCGCAATTAAAGACATTTTAGCCAAAGCGATACAACAAGGTGGAACAACATTAAGAGACTTTGTCGGGGGTGATGGTAAACCGGGCTATTTCCAACAGACACTCCATATCTATGGAAAAACAGGCAGTGACTGCCCTAAATGCCAAACCGCCTTAAAATCGCTTAAATTAGCGGCTAGAAACAGCGTATATTGTCCCAAATGCCAGAAGTAA
- the dut gene encoding dUTP diphosphatase: MKQISLKILDPRIGTEFPLPEYATIGSAGMDLRACVDHSIVIQPGETQLIPTGIAIHIEDPNLAATILPRSGLGHKHGIVLGNLVGLIDSDYQGPLMVSCWNRSDRAFTLEAGERLAQLVFLPVVQAKFEVVDSFESSDRGEGGFGHSGKR, from the coding sequence ATGAAACAAATTTCGCTTAAAATTCTCGACCCACGTATTGGCACTGAGTTTCCACTGCCAGAGTATGCAACAATTGGCTCTGCTGGTATGGATTTACGTGCTTGTGTTGATCATTCCATAGTGATTCAACCTGGTGAAACACAGCTTATCCCAACGGGTATTGCGATTCATATTGAAGATCCTAATTTAGCGGCCACTATTTTGCCTCGCTCAGGGTTAGGGCATAAACATGGCATTGTGTTGGGTAATCTTGTCGGCTTGATCGATTCTGATTATCAAGGGCCTTTAATGGTTTCTTGTTGGAATAGAAGTGATCGTGCTTTTACGCTAGAAGCGGGAGAGCGCTTGGCGCAATTAGTTTTTTTGCCTGTCGTTCAAGCAAAATTTGAAGTGGTAGATAGCTTTGAGTCATCAGATCGAGGCGAGGGTGGTTTCGGCCACTCAGGAAAACGATAA
- the dapF gene encoding diaminopimelate epimerase, whose protein sequence is MNIQFSKMHGLGNDFMVIDNVTQNVFLSKDAIRRLADRNFGIGFDQLLMVEAPYDPDLDFHYRIYNADGSEVEQCGNGARCFARFVKLKGLTQKRVINVSTAKGKIQLKIEQDGNITVDMGKPILEPAKIPFEAQKEEKTYILRVEDHTVLCGAVSMGNPHCVVLVDDIDNAPVETLGPLLEKHERFPNKVNVGFLQVISRDFAKLRVWERGVGETLACGTGACAAAVIGQLQGHLDTHCSIELPGGKLKFFWQPGQNVRMTGAAEFVFDGQIQV, encoded by the coding sequence ATGAACATCCAGTTTTCAAAAATGCACGGCTTAGGCAATGACTTCATGGTCATTGATAATGTCACTCAAAATGTTTTCCTCTCTAAGGATGCAATCCGTCGTTTAGCCGATCGTAATTTTGGTATCGGATTTGACCAATTATTAATGGTTGAAGCCCCCTATGATCCCGATTTAGATTTTCATTATCGTATTTATAATGCTGATGGCAGTGAGGTTGAGCAATGTGGCAATGGCGCTCGATGTTTTGCACGTTTTGTAAAACTCAAAGGGTTAACACAGAAACGCGTGATTAACGTGAGCACTGCAAAAGGAAAAATTCAGCTTAAAATCGAGCAAGATGGCAATATCACTGTAGATATGGGGAAGCCTATTTTAGAGCCAGCAAAAATCCCTTTTGAAGCGCAGAAAGAAGAAAAAACCTATATTTTACGCGTCGAAGACCATACCGTTTTATGTGGTGCTGTTTCAATGGGCAACCCACACTGTGTAGTGCTAGTCGATGATATTGACAACGCCCCAGTAGAGACTCTTGGTCCATTATTAGAAAAGCATGAGCGCTTCCCTAATAAAGTGAATGTTGGGTTTTTACAAGTGATCAGCCGCGACTTTGCCAAACTACGTGTTTGGGAGCGAGGGGTTGGTGAAACGCTAGCGTGTGGCACTGGTGCATGTGCGGCTGCAGTTATCGGCCAATTACAAGGCCACCTAGACACGCATTGTTCCATTGAACTTCCAGGCGGAAAACTAAAGTTTTTCTGGCAACCGGGACAAAACGTGCGCATGACAGGAGCAGCAGAGTTTGTATTTGATGGGCAAATTCAAGTTTAA
- the cyaY gene encoding iron donor protein CyaY, translating to MNDSQFQQLADELYQTIEDCIEESGADVDYDQNGGLLTLEFENRSKLIINRQQPLHQVWLATLENGHHYDYVDGQWIDDRSGDEFLTFLSQAIFKQSQETVSFT from the coding sequence GTGAATGACAGTCAATTTCAACAATTAGCAGATGAGTTGTACCAAACCATAGAAGATTGTATTGAAGAATCTGGTGCAGACGTAGATTATGACCAAAATGGAGGGTTGCTAACCTTAGAGTTCGAAAATCGTAGTAAGCTGATTATTAATCGCCAACAACCTTTGCATCAAGTGTGGTTGGCGACATTAGAAAATGGCCATCATTATGATTATGTGGATGGTCAATGGATTGATGATCGCAGTGGTGATGAATTTTTAACGTTTTTATCGCAAGCTATTTTTAAGCAATCTCAAGAAACAGTAAGTTTTACTTAA
- a CDS encoding ion channel — translation MSKKETCSYINHLGDRCHTHTHSSEFCYWHDPDIVKSDPDTAQKLEKHARDGGMLHGICLKNANLENLNLVKKGAQRGFDLTGADLYRANLRGAHLFNIILIRASLMKADLAHANIHCAHLQECNLLGIKFHDTKIEHIKVGKTIIQENSAKQLEAQGDHEQAIDFYEQAEEIYRNLRKTSEQQGLVMLAGPFLRKELTMRRFQEPLYSMTRLSSKIVDLFCGYGEDPLRVVLFSWALIVFSAFFYYIFGLRFGGEFQVFSMQQTLEQNVIFFFECLYYSVVTFTTLGYGDFIPVGFSRVVAALEAFTGSFTIALFVVVFVKKMTR, via the coding sequence ATGTCTAAAAAAGAAACGTGTAGTTATATCAACCACCTTGGCGATCGTTGCCATACGCACACCCATTCATCGGAATTTTGTTACTGGCATGATCCTGACATTGTTAAATCAGACCCCGATACTGCTCAAAAATTAGAAAAGCATGCACGTGACGGGGGAATGTTACATGGTATTTGCTTGAAAAATGCTAATTTAGAGAATTTGAATCTGGTTAAAAAGGGGGCGCAGCGTGGCTTTGATTTAACTGGAGCGGACCTGTATCGCGCGAATTTACGTGGTGCGCATCTTTTTAATATTATTTTAATTCGAGCCAGTTTGATGAAAGCGGATTTAGCACATGCCAATATTCATTGTGCTCATTTGCAAGAGTGCAACCTATTGGGCATTAAATTTCATGATACTAAGATAGAGCATATCAAGGTAGGCAAAACGATTATTCAAGAAAATAGTGCTAAGCAATTAGAAGCACAGGGCGATCATGAACAGGCGATAGATTTTTATGAGCAAGCAGAAGAGATTTACCGTAATTTAAGAAAGACCAGTGAGCAACAAGGTTTGGTTATGTTGGCGGGACCATTTTTACGTAAAGAGTTAACCATGCGGCGTTTTCAAGAACCACTCTATTCGATGACTCGCCTCTCCTCTAAAATCGTCGATCTGTTTTGTGGTTACGGCGAAGACCCTTTACGGGTGGTGTTGTTCTCATGGGCGCTGATCGTGTTCAGTGCTTTTTTTTATTATATCTTTGGGTTGCGTTTTGGTGGAGAGTTTCAGGTTTTCTCAATGCAGCAAACGTTAGAGCAGAACGTTATCTTCTTTTTTGAATGTTTATATTACAGCGTAGTAACTTTTACCACTTTAGGTTACGGCGACTTTATTCCCGTCGGGTTCTCGCGAGTCGTAGCCGCCCTTGAGGCCTTTACCGGTAGTTTTACCATCGCACTCTTTGTGGTGGTTTTTGTGAAGAAAATGACGAGATAA
- the coaBC gene encoding bifunctional phosphopantothenoylcysteine decarboxylase/phosphopantothenate--cysteine ligase CoaBC: MSALLGKKILLGISGGIAAYKCAELTRRLKDQGADVRVVMTNSAKEFITPLTMQAVSGHAVADSLLDPRAEAGMGHIELAKWADLILLAPATANLIARLRAGFADELLTTLCVAAPAPIAVSPAMNMEMYLAPATQENINVLAQRGLHIWGPGKGPQACGDIGPGRMLEPDDLVTRAIDFFNPEKPILAGVNISITAGPTQEALDPVRYISNHSSGKMGFSLAEAAQQMGANVTLISGPVHLATPAGVNRIDVLSAVDMHQASLQGLNDCDIFIACAAVADYRPEQVADQKMKKQQGVDDLTIKLVKNPDIIADVASANDNTFCVGFAAETQDVERYALDKLKRKKLKLIAANDVAKSGQGFNSEKNALTVFSETERFAITLADKKIVAQQLLAIIAQQYFAG; the protein is encoded by the coding sequence ATGTCTGCTTTACTTGGAAAAAAAATATTATTAGGTATTTCGGGTGGCATTGCTGCTTACAAATGTGCCGAATTAACACGTCGTTTAAAGGATCAAGGGGCTGATGTAAGAGTTGTGATGACCAATTCTGCCAAAGAGTTTATTACCCCCCTGACCATGCAAGCTGTATCGGGCCATGCAGTCGCGGACTCGTTGCTTGACCCGCGTGCCGAAGCAGGAATGGGGCATATTGAGCTCGCTAAATGGGCTGATCTTATTTTACTTGCGCCAGCAACTGCAAATTTGATAGCGCGTTTACGAGCTGGGTTTGCCGATGAATTATTAACTACACTTTGTGTGGCTGCTCCTGCGCCTATTGCAGTCTCGCCAGCAATGAATATGGAGATGTATTTAGCACCAGCAACACAGGAAAACATCAATGTGTTAGCGCAACGTGGTTTACATATTTGGGGGCCAGGAAAGGGACCACAAGCCTGTGGTGATATTGGTCCTGGTCGCATGTTAGAGCCTGATGATCTAGTGACGAGAGCGATCGATTTTTTTAATCCTGAGAAGCCTATTTTAGCGGGTGTTAATATCTCCATTACTGCGGGGCCAACGCAAGAAGCATTAGATCCAGTGCGTTACATTAGTAATCATAGTTCAGGAAAAATGGGCTTTTCGTTGGCCGAAGCTGCACAACAGATGGGCGCTAATGTTACGTTAATTAGTGGGCCTGTTCATTTAGCAACACCCGCAGGTGTTAACCGTATAGACGTACTTAGTGCGGTTGATATGCACCAAGCGAGTTTACAGGGCTTAAATGATTGCGATATTTTTATTGCCTGTGCTGCTGTTGCCGATTACCGCCCAGAGCAGGTCGCTGACCAGAAAATGAAAAAACAGCAAGGGGTTGATGATCTCACTATTAAGCTAGTTAAAAACCCTGACATTATTGCTGATGTTGCCAGTGCTAACGACAATACTTTTTGTGTTGGTTTTGCCGCTGAAACACAAGATGTTGAACGTTACGCATTAGACAAGTTAAAACGCAAAAAATTAAAACTAATTGCTGCAAATGATGTTGCAAAATCAGGGCAAGGTTTTAATAGTGAAAAAAATGCGTTAACAGTATTTTCTGAAACAGAAAGGTTTGCTATAACTCTTGCCGACAAGAAAATCGTTGCACAGCAATTGTTAGCAATCATTGCACAACAATATTTTGCTGGGTAA
- the rpmB gene encoding 50S ribosomal protein L28 produces the protein MSRVCQVTGKRPATGNNVSHAKNRTRRRFLPNLQTHRFWVESENRFVKLRLTTKGMRIIDKKGIDSVLADIRANGEKV, from the coding sequence ATGTCTAGAGTATGTCAAGTTACAGGTAAGCGTCCAGCTACTGGTAACAATGTATCACACGCAAAGAACCGCACACGACGTCGTTTCTTACCTAACCTACAAACACACCGTTTTTGGGTTGAGAGTGAGAACCGTTTTGTTAAATTACGCCTAACTACTAAAGGTATGCGTATCATCGATAAAAAAGGTATTGATTCAGTTTTAGCTGATATCCGTGCCAATGGTGAGAAAGTTTAA
- the radC gene encoding DNA repair protein RadC — MVTLKDWPNQERPREKLLLRGSSALSDAELLAIFLRTGCKGIDVVELSRLLISEFGSLHALFGASESDFCAKKGLGQAKFVQLQAVLEMSRRYLQEPLQKGECLTSVEQTKAFLIAKMHAYPHEVFGAILLDTQHQIICFHEFFFGSIDSATVHPRIIVQKVLHENAAAIILVHNHPSGDPTASICDRKITEKIIDAMKLIDVRVLDHFIVGHQKTTSFAEKGWI; from the coding sequence ATGGTGACTCTTAAAGATTGGCCAAACCAAGAACGTCCGCGTGAAAAGTTATTACTAAGAGGCAGTAGCGCGCTTTCTGATGCGGAATTACTTGCGATTTTTTTACGCACGGGTTGTAAAGGCATTGATGTGGTTGAACTATCTCGATTACTGATTAGTGAGTTTGGTTCTCTACATGCCCTTTTTGGCGCTTCTGAAAGTGATTTTTGCGCTAAAAAAGGACTTGGGCAAGCAAAGTTTGTGCAACTACAAGCGGTATTAGAGATGTCACGACGATACCTACAAGAGCCTCTGCAAAAAGGGGAGTGTTTAACCAGTGTAGAACAAACTAAAGCGTTCTTAATTGCCAAGATGCATGCTTATCCACATGAAGTTTTCGGTGCAATATTGCTAGATACCCAACATCAAATCATCTGTTTTCATGAATTCTTTTTTGGATCAATTGATAGTGCAACCGTCCATCCGAGAATTATTGTTCAGAAAGTATTACATGAAAATGCAGCTGCAATTATCTTGGTACATAATCACCCAAGTGGCGATCCAACCGCCAGCATTTGCGACCGAAAAATAACCGAAAAAATCATCGATGCAATGAAATTAATTGACGTTCGAGTTTTGGATCATTTCATCGTTGGACACCAAAAAACTACCTCTTTTGCCGAAAAAGGGTGGATTTAA
- the lysA gene encoding diaminopimelate decarboxylase — MDHFNYQNDGRLFVEGLPIEDVIAKSGTPAYIYSRATIERHWKGFDEAAGSHPHLICYAVKANSNLGVLNLMARLGSGFDIVSVGELLRVIQAGGDPKKVVFSGVGKTEVEIATALQAGIYCFNIESISELYRINDVAGTLNMQAPISIRINPNIDAGTHPYISTGLKENKFGIDIEQASTVYHLANDLEFIEVKGVDCHIGSQITEVAPFIEALDKLLILIDQLEEKGISISHLDLGGGLGVPYDAEKPPEPKEYMNAVIERMGDRQLKLLFEPGRAIMANAGILVTKVEFLKINDHKSFAIVDAAMNDLIRPALYSAWQNIIPLNNTFTESETRPLRNYDIVGPICETGDFLGKDRQLALAEGDYLAVRSAGAYGATMSSNYNSRCRPAEVMVDGEKAFIVREREEHRTLWAGEHILP; from the coding sequence TTGGATCACTTTAATTATCAAAATGATGGCCGTCTTTTTGTTGAAGGACTTCCTATCGAAGACGTTATCGCAAAATCAGGTACGCCTGCTTACATCTATTCTCGTGCGACGATTGAACGTCACTGGAAGGGTTTTGATGAAGCAGCGGGTAGCCATCCCCACCTAATCTGTTATGCGGTTAAAGCAAACTCTAATCTGGGTGTCTTAAACCTAATGGCGCGATTAGGATCCGGTTTTGATATTGTCTCTGTGGGTGAATTATTACGTGTTATTCAAGCCGGTGGCGATCCTAAAAAAGTTGTTTTTTCAGGTGTAGGTAAAACAGAAGTTGAAATAGCGACAGCTCTTCAAGCAGGCATCTACTGCTTCAATATTGAATCAATTTCTGAGCTGTACCGAATTAATGACGTCGCCGGCACATTAAATATGCAAGCGCCTATTTCTATTCGTATTAACCCCAATATTGATGCTGGTACACATCCTTATATCTCAACAGGCTTAAAAGAGAATAAGTTTGGTATCGATATCGAGCAAGCTTCAACTGTTTATCATTTAGCAAACGATCTTGAGTTTATTGAAGTAAAAGGTGTTGATTGTCATATCGGCTCACAAATTACTGAAGTAGCCCCTTTTATCGAAGCATTAGATAAACTACTTATTTTAATTGACCAACTTGAAGAGAAAGGGATCAGCATTAGCCACCTTGACCTTGGTGGCGGTTTAGGTGTCCCTTATGACGCAGAAAAACCACCAGAGCCAAAAGAGTACATGAATGCGGTTATCGAAAGAATGGGGGATCGTCAGCTTAAACTCCTATTTGAACCGGGTCGCGCGATCATGGCAAATGCAGGTATTCTAGTGACTAAAGTTGAGTTCTTAAAAATCAACGACCATAAGAGCTTTGCCATTGTAGATGCTGCCATGAATGACCTCATTCGCCCAGCTTTATACAGCGCTTGGCAAAATATTATTCCACTGAACAATACTTTTACAGAGTCAGAAACTCGCCCACTACGTAACTATGATATCGTTGGGCCTATCTGTGAAACAGGGGATTTCTTAGGTAAAGATCGTCAACTTGCATTAGCAGAGGGTGATTATCTAGCTGTTCGTAGTGCTGGTGCATACGGCGCGACCATGAGTTCAAACTATAATTCACGTTGTCGCCCTGCCGAAGTGATGGTGGACGGTGAAAAAGCCTTTATCGTACGTGAACGTGAAGAGCACCGCACATTATGGGCGGGCGAGCACATTTTACCATAG
- the mscS gene encoding small-conductance mechanosensitive channel MscS, producing the protein MANSLEWINNNQGLIIEYGLNIVSALLTLIIGMIIARVIANGFHKVLTKRELDPTIVEFVSHMVKYVIIAFVVIAALSRIGVQTTSFIALIGAAGLAVGLALQGSLSNFASGVLIVILRPFKAGEYIEAAGIAGSVESVQIFATTLVTPDNKFVVVPNSSILGGNIINYSRKPTRRIDLVIGVSYQADLAKTKSVLEAVLTANPLVLKDPGVTVAVAELADSSVNFVVRPWVNSDDYWPVRFELMQAIKDGLDEAGIEIPFPQMDVHMDK; encoded by the coding sequence GTGGCGAATAGCTTAGAATGGATAAATAACAATCAAGGATTGATTATTGAGTACGGCTTAAACATCGTCTCAGCACTATTAACACTGATTATTGGTATGATCATTGCGCGTGTTATTGCTAATGGTTTCCATAAAGTGTTAACTAAACGTGAATTAGACCCGACTATTGTTGAGTTTGTCTCGCACATGGTGAAATACGTAATTATTGCCTTTGTTGTAATTGCAGCCCTTAGCCGTATTGGTGTGCAAACCACTTCGTTTATTGCATTAATCGGTGCAGCTGGTTTAGCTGTAGGTCTAGCACTTCAAGGCTCACTTTCTAACTTTGCTTCTGGTGTATTAATCGTTATCTTACGTCCATTCAAAGCGGGCGAATACATTGAAGCAGCAGGGATTGCAGGGAGTGTTGAATCGGTGCAAATTTTTGCAACGACATTAGTAACACCTGATAATAAGTTTGTAGTGGTACCAAACTCATCGATTTTGGGTGGCAATATTATTAACTATTCTCGTAAACCAACCCGTCGTATCGACTTGGTGATTGGTGTTAGCTACCAAGCGGATTTAGCTAAAACGAAATCAGTATTAGAAGCAGTATTAACCGCTAACCCACTAGTCTTAAAAGATCCAGGTGTAACAGTAGCGGTTGCTGAACTGGCTGATTCAAGCGTTAACTTCGTGGTACGTCCATGGGTAAATAGTGATGATTACTGGCCTGTACGTTTTGAATTGATGCAAGCAATCAAAGATGGTCTAGATGAAGCGGGTATTGAAATTCCATTCCCGCAAATGGATGTTCATATGGACAAATAA
- a CDS encoding lipoprotein, whose amino-acid sequence MKKLNLLLIPVLFSSLLVGCGMKGPLYRAPETPTVEKQPPAPEKTIAEQNSETLEDE is encoded by the coding sequence ATGAAAAAGCTAAATTTATTATTAATACCCGTGCTTTTTTCAAGTTTATTAGTTGGTTGTGGCATGAAAGGACCACTTTATCGTGCTCCTGAAACACCAACAGTAGAAAAACAACCACCAGCACCAGAAAAAACGATAGCAGAGCAAAATAGTGAAACGCTTGAAGATGAGTAA
- the slmA gene encoding nucleoid occlusion factor SlmA: MVTATKKKINRKDDILRALAVMLEGKPGQRITTAKLAAQVGVSEAALYRHFPSKARMFEGLIEFIENTVFTQINLIKEQQKQTFTRIEHLLHFLLGFAEQNPGITRILTGDALLGENERLQLRIEHVFSKIESQIKQILREKPMLGGDKLNTDETVIANLLLAYVEGRMNQFVRSQFKQKPTQNFKAQWAFFENQLKQS, encoded by the coding sequence ATGGTTACAGCAACAAAGAAGAAAATAAATCGTAAGGATGATATTTTACGTGCTTTAGCGGTGATGCTAGAAGGCAAGCCTGGTCAACGTATCACAACGGCGAAATTAGCTGCCCAGGTTGGAGTGTCTGAGGCTGCGTTATATCGCCACTTTCCAAGCAAAGCGCGTATGTTTGAAGGGTTAATTGAATTTATTGAAAATACCGTTTTTACACAAATTAATTTAATTAAAGAACAGCAAAAACAAACCTTTACTCGTATTGAGCATCTGTTACATTTCTTGCTGGGTTTTGCAGAACAAAACCCGGGTATTACGCGCATTTTAACGGGGGATGCGTTACTGGGAGAGAATGAGCGTTTGCAGTTACGTATAGAGCATGTGTTCTCTAAAATAGAGTCACAAATCAAGCAAATTTTACGTGAAAAACCGATGTTAGGTGGTGACAAATTAAACACTGATGAAACGGTGATTGCTAATTTGTTACTGGCTTACGTAGAAGGGCGTATGAATCAGTTTGTTCGCTCGCAATTTAAACAAAAACCAACACAAAACTTTAAAGCTCAATGGGCATTTTTTGAAAATCAACTTAAACAAAGCTAA